Proteins encoded within one genomic window of Oncorhynchus masou masou isolate Uvic2021 chromosome 1, UVic_Omas_1.1, whole genome shotgun sequence:
- the LOC135540350 gene encoding coiled-coil domain-containing protein 92-like, whose amino-acid sequence MASHNGTLENQLHSAQKNLLFLQQDHAKTLKGLHAEIRRLQKHCTDLTYELTVRSSDPTDSSEARCRELHCKCEELEAQLKVKEEENTELLRDLEQKNAMISVLENTIKEREKKYLEELKMKSHKLAILSGELEQRASTIAYLTSQLHTTKKKLLAGSSSEASPNVSPVSSYKPTPPPAKDRQPGPETPRRRMKKSLSQPLHSELTEVYRLGSDGRRMVLREAVDAMPDPTPFLQASRDTPDLQMVRDRPAVIPPIPCDRSSSPRHSPARDRQHHAHVGVAHRTHHCTPPVVSPQPELEILAVDQVNGGKVVRKRSGADRTV is encoded by the exons ATGGCATCCCACAATGGTACCCTGGAGAATCAGCTGCACAGCGCCCAGAAGAACCTGCTCTTCCTCCAGCAGGACCATGCCAAAACACTGAAAGGTCTACATGCAGAGATCCGCAGACTACAAAAGCACTGCACAG ACTTGACCTATGAGCTGACAGTGAGAAGTTCAGATCCAACAG ACAGCAGTGAGGCACGCTGTAGGGAACTGCACTGTAAGTGTGAGGAGCTGGAGGCTCAGCTgaaggtgaaggaggaggagaacacgGAGCTGCTGAGAGACCTGGAGCAGAAGAACGCCATGATCTCTGTCCTGGAGAACACCatcaaggagagggagaagaagtacCTGGAGGAGCTGAAGATGAAGAGCCACAAGCTGGCTATCCTGTCTGGGGAGCTAGAGCAGCGAGCCAGCACCATCGCCTACCTCACCTCTCAGCTCCACACCACTAAGAAAAAGCTCCTGGCAGGCAGTTCCTCCGAGGCCAGTCCCAACGTCAGCCCTGTGAGCTCCTACAAGCCCACCCCTCCCCCAGCTAAAGACCGGCAGCCTGGCCCTGAGACCCCTCGCCGCCGCATGAAAAAGAGCCTGTCTCAGCCGCTGCACTCTGAGTTAACCGAGGTATACCGGCTGGGTTCTGATGGGAGGAGGATGGTCCTACGGGAGGCGGTGGATGCCATGCCTGACCCCACCCCCTTCCTGCAGGCATCTCGAGACACCCCTGATCTGCAGATGGTACGAGACCGGCCTGCTGTCATACCCCCCATCCCCTGTGATCGCTCGTCCAGCCCCCGCCACAGCCCGGCACGGGACCGCCAGCACCATGCACACGTGGGCGTTGCACACCGCACCCACCATTGCACCCCTCCCGTGGTGTCTCCTCAGCCAGAGCTAGAGATCCTGGCTGTGGACCAGGTCAATGGGGGCAAGGTGGTCAGGAAGCGCTCTGGGGCAGACAGAACAgtttaa